A window of Pecten maximus chromosome 12, xPecMax1.1, whole genome shotgun sequence genomic DNA:
aaattgctTGCTTATTTTATGATCCATATAATAATAATGACAGACGTATTCAAAGATGCTGTTGCTCCAGCAGTTGATGGTGATGAGCGATAAAAATAGTTTTGGttaagatgatgatgatgatgatgattaatgAAAGGTAATATTGAAATTTCATAGAAATTACAGTCTACATTAGCCATTGTTCTTTTTAATAGCTTGCTAGTtcaaataacagaaaaaatcaaaacagttatttattgaaaaaagcTCTATGCTTGGgttcgttttgttttgtttttaaatgaattagtcatgattttaaaattgatgtttaACTGTTATTAGCCTGAtcaaatattgaccaaattGGTCCATGTAGATAAAGACGAAAATTTATCTATTAAAACTGTAGCTTTGTAAACAGCAACCTTAACGATCTTTAAACTTTTGTGCTAAGGACTAGACTAAGAGGTTTGCTAGGGTAATCAGAGGGCATACCATTTCTCGGTTCaggaatacatgtaccaatCCACATAGATAATTAAGTGTTACCAAGATTTTATCGATAATCATTTATTAATCgatttttttcttatcttaTCGATACTACGATATTTAAGACTCTGACTGACAGTCGGCTTTGTAAGGGAGGTCCAGTATCGCCTTACTCTTATACAAATGCTACACAATTATCATCATATTATGACTGTAATTTACACCCACCCGCAGTATGTTGTaacaatacacaggtatgaaTGTacacaacataattaatacCGAATTGCAGCAgtaaactttttatttcatgttttattttgaataattaaaacgaaatttaatatttaaagtCTTCATTCGATTCTTCTTAATTCCCTGTCTCGAAGTCAGCGTCATCATTAGACATAAACCCAGGGTGTAGGTCGTCGGTTTGGAAGTCAGCGTCATCCTTAGACATTACGTCTGGGTGTACGTCGTCGCTTTGGAAGTCAGCGTCATCCTTAGACATAACTCCCGGGTGTATGTCGCCGGTTTCGAAGTCAGCGTCATCCTTAGACATTACGCCTGGGTGTATGTCGCCGGTTTCGAAGTCAGTGAAATCCTCAGACATATCCTCCAGAAATTCGTCCAAGTCGTGTTCCGAAAAGTCTGCCAACTCTTTTTCAGTGGCTACGACGGGGACCTTTTCACCATTGGCGGACACAGCTACTAAACCGGCGGCAAACAATACAAGGAGGATATAGGTATTCATGGTAACTGCACGTGTCTGCAATAAACATCAATAGAAAAACATATTATACTTAATAGGTCTCGCTTTTATTTGCACAAAGGTATCATTATTAGCGTGTCTTCTGAGGATTACAGTAGAATCACTTCATAATCAAACATATAGAGTGTTAGCCTGATTATAATATATCCAGGGGCCTCTAAACAAATCaagtcaaaacagtgatattttacaaaccTTTACATTCCTACTATGGTGCAGTTTGACAAAAGTAActtgtatcatggcaaaccttATGACTTGCTGTtgatatgtaatttgttaagctgtttttAGATTTCAACACAACATgtaaaaaatgcatatttcaggGTAACATAATaaactcatttgtatcgcatatattgcacaaaatagccaTGTCAAATTGTCCATAAGAGTCTAAGgaacaaaataggagcattggtttgaccggatttgactttcttatattataaacattgtttttattatgaCATTGAAATGCAATTTGAGGttgtgaatgatatcacacaaatatggcatacaAGGAGGTATTTTAAACATCAAAAATCCTCATATCAGTTATCTCTAGTTATGacaggaagactgtttttagaaaaaaaaaggttcaaccattgagtttggggtaaaatatgcatATTCCTGAAAAAAGCCCCAAACTCACCAAATAAACAATTTGATTAAAAAGGTCCTTTTTACTTTAATTAGATGTcttaaagtatgatataggagcatttctattgattgaaatgcctccctttatgcaatatttgtgtaatattatttacagccgccatttgcatttcaagatCAAAACAGAATAAGTGAGTATACGTACATAAAATCTTATTCGGTCAAACAAACGCTCCTATCCTGTGCTATatacacttgtgagcataacagcttaGCTACTTATCCAGTTAAGTCATTTTTGTAACTGATAATTTTTCCATCTGCATCTTACAATAATGTAActctacagaaaaaaatgttagcATATACAGAAAAATTGTTGACTATTTTAAGAAAGTACAtgttcaaacaaacattttggtgtaTTACATGACTTTTTTGTGCGGctttttagatatttattcgtgtttgaaattcaacattattttgcTATAAAGATGACCCTTAACAATAGTGAAATTACACTTATATTGTGTTATCCCGAGGATAACAGGTAAACCTGTGTAATCCCATCCCGCGAACAACATGTCAACGACAGTGTCATCTCCTAAAGTGTGTTATTCCTAGCATAATAAATTACCAACAATGTAATCGCTCGTATAGTGTGTTATCCCGAggttttagttttgttttgtttaacgtcctattaacagccagggtcatttaaggacgtgcctggtgtcggaggtggaggaaagccggagtacccggagaaaaatcaccgacctacagtcagtacctggcaactgccccacgtaggtttcgaactcgcaacccagaggtggagggctagtgataaagtgtcgggacaccttaaccactcggccaccgcggccccttctTATCCCGAGGATAATAGATGAACTACATAGTAATCATACTAACACTTTCTATCCCGAACAACAATGTAATCAGTAAAACATTTCTTCAAAAGCTTAAGCGGGTGTTTTTGTAGCTTAAAAATAGCTAACGAGAAAAAAAcgaaatatcatatacaacgACTACGAGTGTGTGTCAAGGGTTTCGATCGAAATAGAAAAAGATATTCTGATGATGAATGGCCTTAGTTTGTGTTAACGTGTGTTCTTTTAAGATATTAAGTTGGATGTAAAAATTTGACCTGAAATGAAATGTCGCTAATTCATATGCAATACTGACAACTTCGAAAATATAGCAATtgattacaaataaaaaaaaatgataagttAATTATTtccaaaggaaaaaaaatgatgaaaatctATATGTATAATTTTACGACAAAAATTACGTGCGAACTTCTACTTCATTATCGTTTCCAGGATCTTGTGAAATGGACTTTAGgagttagccaatcaaaatgcattgGACCACTTGATTAAAAAATAGccccggtcaaaggtcactgtgtcaaccaatcaaaacacattGAGAGTCTATTCCACATGTGATATAAACTTCATGTTATTCAacatttgtaattattattttatatttaacgtTACATATTTTTGCTGTTTTCCCCAATGCTTCATAAGAAGATAACATAGAAAGATATTAAATAGACTTGTCTTAAAAACCCGCAGTGTACTCTATATTGTCCCTCAGTAATTCTAGacattaaatgtattttatctaGACACTCATAACGAAGAAAGTGAacacaggaaaacaaaatggaacACACTGTTTTTTACATCCTGCATTGACAGAGCTTCAAACTCGAAATCCACGGATTTGAATTTCCGAgccagaaaaatatataaaactgaaaCCACCTCGCCAAATGAACCACCTTAAAAcgttgtacatgtagttgtaaCAGCCCATTTCCCTGACATGATTGTAGAGGCATACCGTCTATAAGAATACTGATCAACAATTAATTTACGAATATCATATATTAGACACATACAGTTAAAAAAACATATCTTAGTGAATATGATGCAttgctgtaaaaaaaatatgaacaacTGAGAATTATCCGAACAAAATAGTCAACAGCCTTCAATGCGATTAATGGAAAGCTCCACTCTGATTGGTTCAAACAAAAGTAATCACAGTGATGATAAGTGGTTATCAAGTTGATAATTtatgatatttcactggtaaataCTTTTGTATGTAATGCATGTACTGTTTAACTTAGCAACCGAGGTAAAATATACTTACTTAAGGAACCGAGAAAAATAATACTTACCTCAAGAGCTGAGGAATTGAATTCGGGTCTTCAGTGTATGATCAGGTATCAATGATGTTGTGCGACAAAAACACTTAATTTATAGAGGACAAGACATGTGTTTAAATTTCATTGGCCAACACCTAGCCAAGTAAGGGCACTGCCACGTATATCATATCGCATCTGTTAATCATTTGATTAGTCATTCATTTCATGAATTtcttaattgatattttataatcattaaAACCAAATGTTTCAAAGTTAAACAGATGTTACAGAAGGGGTCGCGATACTAATTGCTTAGGAGTTCGACAGAAAATATTGCCGAGAGACGTCGTCAACTTCTAGCATTTAAAGAAGTACCGAACACGTCAACACAAAAAGAATAATCCGGTTGCGAATGCATGCATTCCCCAAGTCCCTTAATGATCATTTTACTCCGGAAACATTGAAACTAACACCAGTATATTCCAGTGATCGTAACGTATACAATTTCATATCATTAATTGTATCGAATAACTCTTTTAATAAGCCGAATATGAACAATTGACCTGGTCATAATAATGAAACATTCTGAATCTATCGATGTTCCACTATATAAAATAGTTTTGGCGCCTAGCCCTACCCTTTTTCTTTGTGGGTTCCTCTCCAATACAATTCCTTTCTAATCGGTCAACTTATCTTATTCTATAAGTCGGAACTCTCACACAGGGGTGTGGGGATGGTAAAGACAGCTGATAAACGCTAAATGACGCTACTCACAATAACATAacgtctttttttttttacatgagtAACCAAGTCGGAAATgacatcatcaattttgacgcaaATGCCAGGGAGCATTGCAGATAGCGCGATGAAAAACTGAAAAACTTTCATTAAAACTCACATTGTCTTGCACTTTAACAAACATGGCtgatggcggtatgcgagggtaGTGAACTTAACGAGGGAATTAAAGATGAGGAAAATCCTATCCAGAGATTTAggtggcggtatgcgagggtggcggtaGATTCGGGTTGCGATAGGTCGAGAGTAAACTGTATGTGAGcaaattaatcaaatatgaatctgttccgcgaacaagaatatatcaaacataGGATAGAAACTGTATCAGTTACCCGGATAAGAAGTCTACAATAATTTCTTAAGAGGGCATAGTTCCAATAACGATAAGTAGACAACGTTTTATACtcgtttattattgttttatgtgcTCTTGAGACacattcaacatgaactgctaTAGTAGCTGCCGGCAATCACGGTGCATGTTTGTCTTCTTCAGCCCTGCGTACTTATATGGTGTGGAATTCAGTCACGTGACTAACCCTAGTTAAAGTGACTGAATCAGGCTTGCTGTTGGTCGTAGCGTCCCCTGGCCTAGTAAAGTACGGATTTTGTCGGCGAGATACATTTCATCTTTCCTAAATGACGACACATTTACTTAGAGTATCGGTCAAgtttgtttggttggtacaTATCCACTTCAATTATATCAAAGTGTATGATTGTGTCAGCAATGTAAAACAGGACAACAAGTCGAAGGAAAGATTTAAACGTCGTCTGAAAAATTTGGAATGTCCTGTGGGTAAACTATATTTAAAGAGCCGAAAGACATCTTATTTCAGTAACGCCGATTTTTAGaaatcgataaaaaaaaaaaaaaaaactgtatataAAGCAATCATAATCTCATTGCAATGCTCCTTTTACAGAATTGCTCTTACTTGTTAATAATTAATCTCTTTCTTACAGAAGTAAAGTTCGAAACTGTACCTGTCAAATTCTCATTAGACATGTCTCTACTTGCATGTAAATACATGATGTCCTATCTATCGAGCGTATACTCGATACTTTAATATTAACAGTGCCATGTAGACAACTGCATTCTAGTGTATGCCTAATGGCTCTGTTGTCACTACTCTATTTATTTCGAGATGTTGACGGCGATGCATTTTTATAAATAGTGCTAGATATTTTAGATAGCGATACAGAGGCCTATACCGTAACATTTTCTGTTAATATGCGGTTGTAAGAAAACACTCATTTAAACTAAAGCAATATTTCGGATCTCTATGCAAATTAGACATTAAAAACGGTTGATATATGGATTATTTCATAGAGCCTATGGCATTGCATAAACATATCATTCCATCGCTGTTTTAACCTCGATTTTTgcttgtttaaatttttttgtaTTGGCTTTTGTTATCTTATAccttgaaaatgttttttttttttttttttaaatggtgcTGGTTTCACGTGCACTTATCATTGACTACCATAAAGAGGGATGCAAATCGCGGAAACTCATCAGCTAGGTAAGTAAGCATGCAAATCCTAATGACGACAATTAAGCTTCAGTGAAATTCGGTCAACATATCttgggaaatatatatatatatttataaatctttCGCACAACAATCAATCCATCATTTATATCCATTGTTTAAAAAACATAGATTTTCGAAAATTATAAGCATGTATTCTGCTTGAATATAGATCATTCATGTAAACAAGGCAAAGTTTCCTTCTGAAGCAGGGCGGAATGGAACAATGATTTGGTCATATAGTTttgaatacataaataaattattGGTCGCTGTAAGTAAGACAAATACTTTTATAGCGGATTTATATTGTCTGCTCCAAAATTTTAGACAATTCCATAATTTCATAAAGGGATGTTTTCCGGCATGATAACCTGTCTTCGTTGTCGATCTTTCATGCCATGATAGTATATGCAACGTATTTAATATCGATACATATATTGCGCGTATTCGTATATGTGGTCGTTGTTGAATTACATGCTAAAAGAGAAGATGACCACTCCTGGCGTATACTCAACACAATATCTCTTAGTATTAGATTTATTACAGATAACTTTTCGTCGCAAGAACAATATCAATAGACTAATAATAGTCTTTGAATTGTAAACAGGTATGTTTATTTGTGTAGGTAAGTAACTCTTACAATTTTTGATTATTAACATATAAATAATCGAATATTCTTGGTCGTTGGATAATCTCGTTGAAAATGTATTATGTCAACACTTGAGCAATCAAAGTGTCCGTTAGGATATCGACAATGATGGAAtataaaattgaaacaaaacaaaggaCTAATAGCACATTTTAACACGAACAAAACAGAGGACAGATAGCACACTTTACCACGAACAATAATGCACACATAAACAAGACAACGAAAACAAACTGTCTCTATTATAAAATACTCAGGGATTTGGACTCATTACTCTTATACCTGCTTTCGTTTTCTTAAAGACGAAACATAGATATGTGTCGAAAAGACTGGGATATCAGTCGCATAATCCGTGACGTGGTACCCTCAAATCTGACATCGATTAACAAAACGACAGCGCGATTTTTAATGGACTTCTTAACGCAATTCAGATTGTTCTGTCTTTTCTTAGTAAGTTAAATTTCCATAGCTGTTATTTATTCATGTTTCATTTTCCTATCAATATATCGACATTTAAGACAAAAATTAAAAGGCGGATTTGTAGGATAGTCCATTTTCGCCTCTTTTACTAAACCACAAAATTGCCATCATCTCACTCCTGTATTAACACTAAACCACAGTATGTAGtcacaatacacatgtatacatctgACTACTGTATTTACACTAAACCACAGTATGTAGtcacaatacacatgtacacatctGACTACTGTATTTACACTAAACCACAGTATGTAGTCACAATACACATGTAAACATCTGACTACTGTGTTTACACTAAACCACAGTATGTAGTCACAATACACATGTAAACATCTGACTACTGTGTTTACACTAAACCACAGTATGTAGTCACAATACACATCTAAACATCTGACTACTGTGTTTACACTAAACCACAgtatgtagtcacagtacacatgtatacatctgACTACTGTATTTACACTAAACCACAGTATGTAGTCACAATACACATTTATACATCTGACTACTGTGTTTACACTAAACCACAGTATGTAGtcacaatacacatgtacacatctGACTACTGTATTTACACTAAACCACAGTATGTAGtcacaatacacatgtatacatctgACTACTGAATTTACACTAAACCACAGTATGTAGtcacaatacacatgtatacatctgACTACTGTATTTACACTAAACCACAGTATGTAGtcacaatacacatgtatacatctgactactgtacacaatacacatgtacacatctGACTACTGTATTACACTAAACCACAGTATGTAGtcacaatacacatgtacacatctGACTACTGTATTTACACTAAACCACAATATGTAGTCACAATACACATGTAAACATCTGACTACTGTATTTACACCAAACCACAGTATGTAGtcacaatacacatgtatacatctgACTACTGTATTTACACTAAACCACAGTATGTAGtcacaatacacatgtatacatctgACTACTGTATTTACACTAAACCACAGTATGTAGtcacaatacacatgtacacatctGACTACTGTTTTTACACTAAACCACAgtatgtagtcacagtacacatgtatacatctgACTCCTGTATTTACACTAAACCACAGTATGTAGtcacaatacacatgtatacatctgACTACTGTATTTACACTAAACCACAGTATGTAGTCACAATTCACATGTACACATCTGAACAACAAAATCAATACCGAATTTCAGCTgtcaaatttttatttcatgtttcaTTCAGAACAAATAAACGGATTTCAATGTTCTATTGGTTCTTCTTTGGTCAAGCCTGGAATTCAGCGTCATCATTGGACATTACGCTTGGGTGGCAGGAAGACAGCGTCATCCTTGGACATTATGCCGGGTTGTATGTCGTCGCTGTGGAAGTCAGCGCCATCCTTGGACATTATGACCGGGATTATTTCGTCTCTGAGTAAGTCAGCGCCATCCTTGGACATTACGACCGGGATTATTTCGTCTCTGAGGAAGTCAGCGCCATCCTTGGACATTACGACCGGGATTATTTCGTCTCTGAGGAAGTCAGCGCCATCCTTGGACATTATGCCCGGGTGTATGTCGTCTCTGAGGAAGTCAGCGCCATCCTTGGACATTACGACCGGGATTATTTCGTCTCTGAGGAAGTCAGCGCCATCCTTGGACATTATGCCCGGGTGTATGTCGTCGCTGTGGAAGTCAGCGCCATCCTCGGACATTATGATCGGGAGTATTTCGTCTCTGAGTAAGTCAGCGCCATCCTCGGACATTATGCCGGGTGTATGTCGTCACTGAGGAAGTCAGCGTCAGGTATATGTTTCTGCTCTCCCAGCTTTTTTTCATTGGCTTTTTCGGGGATTACATCGTCACCATTGGCGTACACGGATGCTACACCGGCGGCAAACATTGCAAGGAGGAGATAGGTGTTCATGGTAGCTGCACGTGTCTGCAATAAACATCAAGAGAAACAACTATTATCCTTAATGAGTCTCGCTTATATTTGCACAAATCATAGTGTGTCTCCTGAGGAGAACATATAGCACATAACAATTACCAATATAATATGTTATCCCGATTATAACAAGAAAACTCAATTGCAATCAccaatataatgtattataccGAAATAAGTGGGGAACCACAGTGTAATCACACATATAGTAGTATGTTATCCcgattataacaggaaaaccaatatgaaatcacaaatataatGTGTTATCCCCTGTATAATAGGTGAACGACAGTATAATCACAAAATATCGTGTGTTATCTCAGGAATAACAGGTGAAGCACAGTGCAATCATGCATAAAGTGTATTATCCCGATGATGATAGGTGAACCAAAGtcaaataatacatattttgtgtTATCCCGATGATAATAGGTGAAGCACGGTGCAATCATACATAAAGTGTGTTATCCCGATGATAATAGGTGAAGCACAGTCAAatcatatatattgtgtgtTATCCCGATGATAATAGGTGAAGCACGGTGCAATCATACATAAAGTGTGTTATCCCGATGATAATTGGTGAATCATagttaaatcatatatattgtgtgtTATCCCGATGATAATAGGTGAAGCACGGTGCAATCATACATAAAGTGTGTTATCCCGATGATAATAGGTGAAGCACAGTCGAATCATATATAGTGTGTGTTATCCAGATGATAATAGGTGAAGCATAGTCAAATCATACTTATTGTGTGTTATCCCGAGGATGAAAGGTGAGCCACAGTCAAATCATACATATTGTGTTATCCCAGGGATAATAGGTGAAGCACAGTCCAATCACACATAAAGTGTGTTATCCTGAGTAAAACAAGTAAACCACAGTGAAAGATAACAAGAAAACGTTAAAAAGACATAGATAACTTGCAAACCCGTATTGTACTTCACCTTAACCCCTTAGTAATTTAGATAttaaaggtacattgtatatagacacatataTACTAGGTTGATAATGCCATTCTTTTCCTCAACCCCGTCTTTGACTGAGCTTCCGACGGAAGATGTACGGAATCAAATTACCGAAAcagaaaaatacataaaactgaaaatatttcGCCAAATCAACACCCCAACAAGAAATGTTTCGATGTAGTTGTGATAAAGAACCAAGTAGTGACAGATTGTGTACTAGAATACTACATTAAAGTACGACAAAAACTTTACAAAATCACCATATGTTAGTGTATACGATGCATTGTGTCTTTAGACAGGAAAAACATACAGACCCGTGTACattcgcagttccgatttaagcgtagcgtttccgtagcattaccgtaccatttccgtagcattaccgtagcataaccgtaccatttccgtagcatttccgtagcacttccgtagcattaccgtaccatttccgtaccatttccgtaccgtttgcgtccactcaccgtagcattaccgtagcatttgcgtttacctattttcactcacagaccgtctcataaccgttcggtagaaaattttgcggaatgtattttttatcgaaacaaaatttagttaaatatacttaccgaacgtcaaaaaagaaatgtagcgacagcaaataattttataaggaggtgagaattacatagatacggctataaatctgtctgtatctttgtatagaaaaaataacactctcacaaaaaacaagtcaagtcatATGGTCCATCAATCTTAGTGTAATaaaaaatggcggatcctagtagtagtcgacgcattacgatggaaaccaagatgaagatcgtgttaaataaacaatagtacctttactgtgctatagtctaacctttaaaacagttacatatcatatgcactggtcaggctacatgtatagggtacaaatggtccagacagtatcacacaggtaaactagggtagttagacttaattaacagcaatgatacaaacaacacagcatgttgtatacaggtaaactaaaggtaaggtattttgtggaccaagtgatataggtgtgaaaggtagaacaataagagataattatagcctacaggtaaggctatagactgatTCATAAAACGTCCAactttaatgagaatgtcatcgtgatctatggagttattcattatttatttcaattttaaaaccaaaaggtctaatcacagaattgataacaaattgataaaatcagagacgtatatatcacatgtgtgatatatatatatgtctctgataaagtataacaagagtaaattaattacatagtaagagcaaatacggtatataaagtgcatacacatgtgatatagaaatgatgtcctaaatagaaatcatccagacaatcaagtaaatcttgttatgaacagtaaaaaagagacctaattctgaaaacaaatcttcgtccGACATAAATCTCTCGAGTGAAACGTTAAAAAAACTGTCGGGAACATGACGAAGGtagttaaaattaattagaacttttttaagaacattacaatttcttacaataatccagcatttacagggataaagcaaggttgagctactcgacctagtcaaaaaaagatgtggaactaaaaagttaaattatcctgtaaaagttcgatcaagcaggctatgtacagatttgaataaaactatatgtattaatgccttcataccagactaggtaagttgaattgtgtgcaaatttacatgtaatatagactattatcgtttaattttgatttaaaacatagaaataaaaagaaaaagaaaagaaaagaaaacctGTACAACTTCAATCTGGTGTACGAGTATTGCTTGCTATGGTGACCATATTTCAGACCAGTAATCTAACTGACTGCACTAATGTACAGAGagcgaataacattttgaaaatccaaatatgtacatgtagattggCATGACCTTACCAACCACTTatctaacatgaaataaaaagttaagattCGGAGTGACCCATACACCCAAGTCTTTAGCATGTGTTTCTTTCTTTAGAAATTCCTCACCCAAGCTGTCGGGATACTCagctgtatatattttgttgc
This region includes:
- the LOC117339605 gene encoding uncharacterized protein LOC117339605; this translates as MNTYILLVLFAAGLVAVSANGEKVPVVATEKELADFSEHDLDEFLEDMSEDFTDFETGDIHPGVMSKDDADFETGDIHPGVMSKDDADFQSDDVHPDVMSKDDADFQTDDLHPGFMSNDDADFETGN
- the LOC117339606 gene encoding uncharacterized protein LOC117339606, coding for MSEDGADLLRDEILPIIMSEDGADFHSDDIHPGIMSKDGADFLRDEIIPVVMSKDGADFLRDDIHPGIMSKDGADFLRDEIIPVVMSKDGADFLRDEIIPVVMSKDGADLLRDEIIPVIMSKDGADFHSDDIQPGIMSKDDAVFLPPKRNVQ